The genome window ACGCCGTCCTCATACCATTCTCGTTCCCAAGTGCAACTTGGGAACGAGAATCGGGCGCCCCCCGTCCCCATACAACCACAAGTGCAACTTGGGAGCGAGAATCGGGGGCGCTTGCCGCTTCTCCATTTCGACTTCAAGCGATTTCTTTCCGGTCGCTCCTGAGCTTTCGATGGTTACTTACCACTGAAGCGGTTCAACAAAGATCGTCTGTTCAACCGGCTGCCAAGGACGCAACCTCCTTCTTTTTTCTTAACGTCAGGGCATTAAAATGGCAGTACTCGGCGCAAAGACCGCATTCGTTACATTCATCGCTGAAATAGACCCGATTGTCGTTTCCGGCCCTGCCTAAATACCGTACCTTAATGAAAGCCTTCAGGGGGTTAAATTCCTTTTGATAGGTAAGGGAGCATATGAGCTGGCAAGACAGACAACCGGCGCAGTTTTCAGCGTGGATGACGACCTTTTTGTTTTCAGTACGCATACCTGATTCCTCTCGAATGGCGTTCGTAAAGAAATGGTTCCGTTTGGAAAACGCCTTATCCTCGAACCCATGTCCGCGCTAAATACCCAGACGGGCACGGATTGCCGGAGGAACTTGTCCGGTCTCGCGATCCCAGCCTCTCTCTTCGTAATAATCCGATATCCATTGCTCGACCTGATCCCGGTCCAGGGGAGGATATTCTTTGTCCGCGGCCCGGAGAGGTTCTTCGTAGTAACGACCCGCCAGGTGATCATCCATTCGACTGAGCCCATGTTTCAGGTTGAAAGATCGGTGCACGTGCCAGAGATTGGCTCCCGCTTCCAGCATTTCTTCAGGAGGTAATGCAAATCCTGTCAGAGCCTCAAAGATATCCGCGTATAGACGAATAGACACTCGCTGGTAGATAGGAAACCGGCAAATGCCCAAACAGTCCAGAACGGTGGAAAAGTCCTCGCTCCATTTGGCCAATCGCCCGGGATGAAATCCTTCGGGTCCTACCATTACATCCGCTTTTCTATCCGGCGGAACACCGATTTTGTCACAAAAAGAGGCCACCTGTTCGGCAGGGCGAGGCACTGCCGTCACCCCTGTGTTGGAAGGATGTCCCCCGCGGGTGTTGGTCATTTGACTGAAAGCCTCGGCGGACATTCGCATGCGGGGGTCAAAGACACATCCCAGACCTTTACTCGCCAGACCCCAGGACACCGTCCGCGGCGCCAATTGCCGGGCGGCCCGCGGCAGGCCTTCTGCAAGAATATCTCCAAGCCCTTGCCGTCGGCCGATCATTTCGATCAGCTTAAAGACACTGTCGGCATTTCCCCAGGTAAGTTCCAGTCCGCCTGTTTCCTTCGCGGACAGGATGCCCTTTTCATAAAGCTCGAAGGCGTAAGCCAGCACACCTTGAAGGC of Deltaproteobacteria bacterium contains these proteins:
- a CDS encoding 4Fe-4S binding protein, producing MRTENKKVVIHAENCAGCLSCQLICSLTYQKEFNPLKAFIKVRYLGRAGNDNRVYFSDECNECGLCAEYCHFNALTLRKKKEVASLAAG